In Passer domesticus isolate bPasDom1 chromosome 7, bPasDom1.hap1, whole genome shotgun sequence, one genomic interval encodes:
- the NIBAN1 gene encoding protein Niban 1 isoform X6, which yields MREGTMWDIPSKVSAGWDCMRHSNHDFLKQTTYEVEAFLEAIQFFRQEKGHYGTWEMITGNEKQILSNLVMEELLPNLQTMILPKMKGKRNDRKRAWFGIVEETYGLVQQQVAEGLSTLKEECREFAKTLEGTIRSDMDQILNSKNFLAGKIKASVSEPAQKCCTENIQPFLTSILEELMGPVSSGFTEVRALFDKEVNEIIQDFQKTNDMTRLKENVDQLMTLPFNSVKMEPCYLKVNLLQELLQDLKSRFKVYHIDFVIQRTQNFMQELMENAVYTFEQLFSPSHQADSAKVATTIEKVKLRVLKQYDYDSSTIRKKIFQEALVQITLPTMQKTLASTCKPELQKYEQYIFADYTSVIQVENVYEEILHQMLLEEALKVINEAAVLRKHNLFEDNLSVPCESVSSLTELRTPVGSAQGTPAKAPAAPRAESSDTESHGDETLVVTGKIVWEKDANEGKSADKEAGASAGAAGDQASRKEAVAVTDIGDKQESPSPGHTKQGAAEGKSALENVSECVVSTEGELKAQQKAVEEKVASGTDTAVKNVEASPKKELKVPEGAVEEEVTSESQKVMAAVSVSGTEKASTAQEKVSEIKLTFPPESVTDTEILGSAEKKSMVENETGGKLSQSENALGAEFEWDSKKESGESTETKIVSQDEKTGKAEFGDSPKKESHSEEKSSKSPDDVNEIRSLLMLTVEIPADTPAENIKEVCEGELLKLQEHRNGNYELSEVAVAEIQVSPKMKSEDAAECVEFKEERPSSASLGTDGTRAESVPRGAQAPWLVESWAPPREAKAEVESKPSVWHAGAGGERLQPEEHTGNAVDGEQGTGNSHAVPGEAATQSSFPSPAADAATRDVPILDRANPGPGLLEPVSLEPVSLEPVSPEPVSPEPVSLQPVSLQPVSPESVSLQPVSPEPVSLEPVSLQPVSLQPVSPGPVSPEPQPGAERTAGTEPGRREGEPGDQPSSLAGIQSTGGKAILPEEHREDGPAQQNSEE from the exons ATGAGGGAAGGGACCATGTGGGACATTCCATCCAAAGTGAgtgcaggatgggactgcatgagGCATTCCAACCACG aCTTCCTCAAACAGACCACGTATGAAGTGGAGGCATTCTTAGAGGCCATTCAGTTCTTCCGGCAGGAGAAAGGCCACTATGGCACATGGGAGATGATAACTGGCAATGAAAAACAG atcctgagcaacctggtgaTGGAGGAACTGCTGCCTAACCTCCAGACAATGATCCTGCCTAAAATGAAGGGAAAGAGGAATGACAGGAAACGGGCCTGGTTTGGG ATCGTAGAAGAAACCTATGGCTTAGTCCAGCAGCAGGTGGCAGAAGGATTAAGTACCTTGAAAGAAGAATGTAGAGAATTTGCAAAAACTCTTGAAGGGACCATTCGTTCAGACATGGATCAGATTCTGAACTCCAAGAACTTCTTAGCTGGAAAAATCAAAG CCAGTGTTTCTGAGCCTGCCCAGAAGTGCTGCACAGAGAATATCCAGCCATTCCTCACCTCCATCCTGGAGGAGCTCATGGGCCCCGTCAGTTCCGGATTCACGGAAGTGCGCGCGCTTTTCGACAAGGAAGTGAATGAAATCATCCAGGACTTCCAGAAGACCAATGACATGACCAGGCTAAAGGAG aatGTGGATCAGCTCATGACCCTGCCTTTCAACTCGGTGAAAATGGAGCCCTGCTATCTGAAAGTgaacctgctccaggagctcctgcaggaccTCAAGAGTCGCTTCAAGGTCTATCACATCGATTTTGTGATTCAGAGGACACAGAACTTCATGCAAGAG CTGATGGAAAATGCAGTTTATACGTTCGAGCAGTTGTTCTCTCCAAGCCACCAGGCAGACTCGGCCAAAGTTGCAACAACCATTGAAAAAGTCAAGCTGAGAGTGCTGAAG CAATATGACTACGACAGCAGCACCATCCGCAAGAAGATATTCCAGGAGGCACTGGTGCAGATTACCTTGCCCACAATGCAGAAGACACTGGCTTCAACATGCAAACCA gagctgcagaaatACGAGCAGTACATTTTTGCTGATTACACAAGTGTGATCCAAGTAGAGAACGTGTATGAAGAGATTTTACATCAGATGCTGCTTGAAGAGGCCCTGAAAG TGATCAACGAAGCTGCTGTTCTGAGGAAGCACAACCTGTTTGAGGATAACCTGAGCGTGCCCTGCGAGAGCGTGTCCAGCCTGACGGAGCTGAGGACCCCCGTGGGATCAGCACAGGGCACCCCCGCCAAGGCACCCGCCGCTCCCCGAGCTGAGAGCTCCGACACCGAGAGCCACGGGGACGAAACGCTCGTTGTGACAGGGAAAATTGTGTGGGAGAAGGACGCCAATGAGGGAAAGTCAGCAGACAAAGAGGCAGGCGCctctgctggtgcagctggTGATCAGGCCAGCaggaaggaagcagtggctgtTACAGACATTGGTGACAAACAGGAGTCGCCTTCGCCTGGCCACACTAAACaaggggctgcagagggaaaaaGCGCGTTGGAGAATGTATCAGAGTGTGTAGTGAGCACTGAGGGAGAGCTCAAGGCACAACAGAAAGCTGTGGAGGAAAAAGTAGCTTCTGGGACTGACACTGCAGTAAAAAATGTTGAAGCCAGCCCTAAAAAAGAACTGAAGGTACCTGAAGGAGCCGTGGAGGAAGAGGTGACTTCAGAGAGTCAAAAGGTAATggctgctgtgtctgtcagTGGCACTGAGAaagcaagcacagcacaggagaaagTTTCTGAGATAAAGCTCACTTTCCCACCTGAGAGTGTAACAGATACAGAGATTTTAGGGAgtgcagaaaagaaaagcatggTAGAAAATGAAACTGGGGGAAAATTATCTCAGAGTGAAAATGCACTAGGAGCAGAGTTTGAATGGGATAGTAAAAAAGAAAGTGGTGAGAGTACTGAGACAAAGATCGTTTCCCAGGATGAAAAGACAGGGAAAGCAGAGTTTGGGGATAGTCCTAAAAAAGAAAGCCATTCTGAAGAAAAGAGTAGTAAATCCCCCGATGATGTGAATGAGATAAGGAGTTTGCTGATGCTGACAGTTGAGATCCCAGCAGATACTCCAGCTGAGAACATCAAGGAGGTCTGTGAGGGCGAGCTGCTGAAGTTGCAGGAACACCGTAATGGGAACTACGAGTTGAGCGAAGTGGCCGTGGCAGAAATTCAGGTGAGCCCGAAGATGAAGAGTGAAGACGCAGCAGAATGTGTGGAGTTCAAGGAGGAGCGGCCGtcctcagccagcctggggacagatGGTACGAGGGCAGAGAGCGTGCCCAGGGGGGCACAAGCACCGTGGCTGGTGGAGAGCTGGGCTCCGCCTCGGGAGGCAAAGGCAGAGGTGGAGAGCAAACCGAGTGTGTGGCACGCAGGTGCGGGAGGGGAGAGGCTGCAGCCGGAGGAGCACACGGGAAATGCGGTGGATGGAGAGCAAGGAACCGGGAACAGCCACGCTGTCCCGGGAGAGGCTGCGACACAGAGCTCCTTTCCGAGCCCTGCTGCAGATGCAGCCACGAGGGACGTGCCCATCCTGGACAGAGCAAACCCGGGCCCAGGACTGCTGGAGCCGGTGTCCCTGGAGCCGGTGTCCCTGGAGCCGGTGTCCCCGGAGCCGGTGTCCCCGGAGCCGGTGTCCCTGCAGCCGGTGTCCCTGCAGCCGGTGTCCCCGGAGTCGGTGTCCCTGCAGCCGGTGTCCCCGGAGCCGGTGTCCCTGGAGCCGGTGTCCCTGCAGCCGGTGTCCCTGCAGCCGGTGTCCCCGGGGCCGGTGTCCCCGGAGCCGCAGCCCGGCGCAGAGCGCACGGCAGGCACAGAGCCTGGGCGGCGAGAGGGGGAGCCGGGAGATCAGCCCTCTTCACTCGCAGGAATTCAGAGCACCGGAGGAAAAGCGATTCTCCCAGAAGAACACCGAGAAGATGGTCCTGCGCAGCAAAACTCTGAGGAGTAA
- the NIBAN1 gene encoding protein Niban 1 isoform X7 produces MVSAGRDCVRHSNRDFLKQTTYEVEAFLEAIQFFRQEKGHYGTWEMITGNEKQILSNLVMEELLPNLQTMILPKMKGKRNDRKRAWFGIVEETYGLVQQQVAEGLSTLKEECREFAKTLEGTIRSDMDQILNSKNFLAGKIKASVSEPAQKCCTENIQPFLTSILEELMGPVSSGFTEVRALFDKEVNEIIQDFQKTNDMTRLKENVDQLMTLPFNSVKMEPCYLKVNLLQELLQDLKSRFKVYHIDFVIQRTQNFMQELMENAVYTFEQLFSPSHQADSAKVATTIEKVKLRVLKQYDYDSSTIRKKIFQEALVQITLPTMQKTLASTCKPELQKYEQYIFADYTSVIQVENVYEEILHQMLLEEALKVINEAAVLRKHNLFEDNLSVPCESVSSLTELRTPVGSAQGTPAKAPAAPRAESSDTESHGDETLVVTGKIVWEKDANEGKSADKEAGASAGAAGDQASRKEAVAVTDIGDKQESPSPGHTKQGAAEGKSALENVSECVVSTEGELKAQQKAVEEKVASGTDTAVKNVEASPKKELKVPEGAVEEEVTSESQKVMAAVSVSGTEKASTAQEKVSEIKLTFPPESVTDTEILGSAEKKSMVENETGGKLSQSENALGAEFEWDSKKESGESTETKIVSQDEKTGKAEFGDSPKKESHSEEKSSKSPDDVNEIRSLLMLTVEIPADTPAENIKEVCEGELLKLQEHRNGNYELSEVAVAEIQVSPKMKSEDAAECVEFKEERPSSASLGTDGTRAESVPRGAQAPWLVESWAPPREAKAEVESKPSVWHAGAGGERLQPEEHTGNAVDGEQGTGNSHAVPGEAATQSSFPSPAADAATRDVPILDRANPGPGLLEPVSLEPVSLEPVSPEPVSPEPVSLQPVSLQPVSPESVSLQPVSPEPVSLEPVSLQPVSLQPVSPGPVSPEPQPGAERTAGTEPGRREGEPGDQPSSLAGIQSTGGKAILPEEHREDGPAQQNSEE; encoded by the exons ATGGTGAGTGCGGGAAGGGACTGCGTGAGGCATTCCAACCGCG aCTTCCTCAAACAGACCACGTATGAAGTGGAGGCATTCTTAGAGGCCATTCAGTTCTTCCGGCAGGAGAAAGGCCACTATGGCACATGGGAGATGATAACTGGCAATGAAAAACAG atcctgagcaacctggtgaTGGAGGAACTGCTGCCTAACCTCCAGACAATGATCCTGCCTAAAATGAAGGGAAAGAGGAATGACAGGAAACGGGCCTGGTTTGGG ATCGTAGAAGAAACCTATGGCTTAGTCCAGCAGCAGGTGGCAGAAGGATTAAGTACCTTGAAAGAAGAATGTAGAGAATTTGCAAAAACTCTTGAAGGGACCATTCGTTCAGACATGGATCAGATTCTGAACTCCAAGAACTTCTTAGCTGGAAAAATCAAAG CCAGTGTTTCTGAGCCTGCCCAGAAGTGCTGCACAGAGAATATCCAGCCATTCCTCACCTCCATCCTGGAGGAGCTCATGGGCCCCGTCAGTTCCGGATTCACGGAAGTGCGCGCGCTTTTCGACAAGGAAGTGAATGAAATCATCCAGGACTTCCAGAAGACCAATGACATGACCAGGCTAAAGGAG aatGTGGATCAGCTCATGACCCTGCCTTTCAACTCGGTGAAAATGGAGCCCTGCTATCTGAAAGTgaacctgctccaggagctcctgcaggaccTCAAGAGTCGCTTCAAGGTCTATCACATCGATTTTGTGATTCAGAGGACACAGAACTTCATGCAAGAG CTGATGGAAAATGCAGTTTATACGTTCGAGCAGTTGTTCTCTCCAAGCCACCAGGCAGACTCGGCCAAAGTTGCAACAACCATTGAAAAAGTCAAGCTGAGAGTGCTGAAG CAATATGACTACGACAGCAGCACCATCCGCAAGAAGATATTCCAGGAGGCACTGGTGCAGATTACCTTGCCCACAATGCAGAAGACACTGGCTTCAACATGCAAACCA gagctgcagaaatACGAGCAGTACATTTTTGCTGATTACACAAGTGTGATCCAAGTAGAGAACGTGTATGAAGAGATTTTACATCAGATGCTGCTTGAAGAGGCCCTGAAAG TGATCAACGAAGCTGCTGTTCTGAGGAAGCACAACCTGTTTGAGGATAACCTGAGCGTGCCCTGCGAGAGCGTGTCCAGCCTGACGGAGCTGAGGACCCCCGTGGGATCAGCACAGGGCACCCCCGCCAAGGCACCCGCCGCTCCCCGAGCTGAGAGCTCCGACACCGAGAGCCACGGGGACGAAACGCTCGTTGTGACAGGGAAAATTGTGTGGGAGAAGGACGCCAATGAGGGAAAGTCAGCAGACAAAGAGGCAGGCGCctctgctggtgcagctggTGATCAGGCCAGCaggaaggaagcagtggctgtTACAGACATTGGTGACAAACAGGAGTCGCCTTCGCCTGGCCACACTAAACaaggggctgcagagggaaaaaGCGCGTTGGAGAATGTATCAGAGTGTGTAGTGAGCACTGAGGGAGAGCTCAAGGCACAACAGAAAGCTGTGGAGGAAAAAGTAGCTTCTGGGACTGACACTGCAGTAAAAAATGTTGAAGCCAGCCCTAAAAAAGAACTGAAGGTACCTGAAGGAGCCGTGGAGGAAGAGGTGACTTCAGAGAGTCAAAAGGTAATggctgctgtgtctgtcagTGGCACTGAGAaagcaagcacagcacaggagaaagTTTCTGAGATAAAGCTCACTTTCCCACCTGAGAGTGTAACAGATACAGAGATTTTAGGGAgtgcagaaaagaaaagcatggTAGAAAATGAAACTGGGGGAAAATTATCTCAGAGTGAAAATGCACTAGGAGCAGAGTTTGAATGGGATAGTAAAAAAGAAAGTGGTGAGAGTACTGAGACAAAGATCGTTTCCCAGGATGAAAAGACAGGGAAAGCAGAGTTTGGGGATAGTCCTAAAAAAGAAAGCCATTCTGAAGAAAAGAGTAGTAAATCCCCCGATGATGTGAATGAGATAAGGAGTTTGCTGATGCTGACAGTTGAGATCCCAGCAGATACTCCAGCTGAGAACATCAAGGAGGTCTGTGAGGGCGAGCTGCTGAAGTTGCAGGAACACCGTAATGGGAACTACGAGTTGAGCGAAGTGGCCGTGGCAGAAATTCAGGTGAGCCCGAAGATGAAGAGTGAAGACGCAGCAGAATGTGTGGAGTTCAAGGAGGAGCGGCCGtcctcagccagcctggggacagatGGTACGAGGGCAGAGAGCGTGCCCAGGGGGGCACAAGCACCGTGGCTGGTGGAGAGCTGGGCTCCGCCTCGGGAGGCAAAGGCAGAGGTGGAGAGCAAACCGAGTGTGTGGCACGCAGGTGCGGGAGGGGAGAGGCTGCAGCCGGAGGAGCACACGGGAAATGCGGTGGATGGAGAGCAAGGAACCGGGAACAGCCACGCTGTCCCGGGAGAGGCTGCGACACAGAGCTCCTTTCCGAGCCCTGCTGCAGATGCAGCCACGAGGGACGTGCCCATCCTGGACAGAGCAAACCCGGGCCCAGGACTGCTGGAGCCGGTGTCCCTGGAGCCGGTGTCCCTGGAGCCGGTGTCCCCGGAGCCGGTGTCCCCGGAGCCGGTGTCCCTGCAGCCGGTGTCCCTGCAGCCGGTGTCCCCGGAGTCGGTGTCCCTGCAGCCGGTGTCCCCGGAGCCGGTGTCCCTGGAGCCGGTGTCCCTGCAGCCGGTGTCCCTGCAGCCGGTGTCCCCGGGGCCGGTGTCCCCGGAGCCGCAGCCCGGCGCAGAGCGCACGGCAGGCACAGAGCCTGGGCGGCGAGAGGGGGAGCCGGGAGATCAGCCCTCTTCACTCGCAGGAATTCAGAGCACCGGAGGAAAAGCGATTCTCCCAGAAGAACACCGAGAAGATGGTCCTGCGCAGCAAAACTCTGAGGAGTAA
- the NIBAN1 gene encoding protein Niban 1 isoform X5, which produces MREGTMWDIPSKVSAGWDCMRHSNHGECRMGPEGRNCVGHSNYDFLKQTTYEVEAFLEAIQFFRQEKGHYGTWEMITGNEKQILSNLVMEELLPNLQTMILPKMKGKRNDRKRAWFGIVEETYGLVQQQVAEGLSTLKEECREFAKTLEGTIRSDMDQILNSKNFLAGKIKASVSEPAQKCCTENIQPFLTSILEELMGPVSSGFTEVRALFDKEVNEIIQDFQKTNDMTRLKENVDQLMTLPFNSVKMEPCYLKVNLLQELLQDLKSRFKVYHIDFVIQRTQNFMQELMENAVYTFEQLFSPSHQADSAKVATTIEKVKLRVLKQYDYDSSTIRKKIFQEALVQITLPTMQKTLASTCKPELQKYEQYIFADYTSVIQVENVYEEILHQMLLEEALKVINEAAVLRKHNLFEDNLSVPCESVSSLTELRTPVGSAQGTPAKAPAAPRAESSDTESHGDETLVVTGKIVWEKDANEGKSADKEAGASAGAAGDQASRKEAVAVTDIGDKQESPSPGHTKQGAAEGKSALENVSECVVSTEGELKAQQKAVEEKVASGTDTAVKNVEASPKKELKVPEGAVEEEVTSESQKVMAAVSVSGTEKASTAQEKVSEIKLTFPPESVTDTEILGSAEKKSMVENETGGKLSQSENALGAEFEWDSKKESGESTETKIVSQDEKTGKAEFGDSPKKESHSEEKSSKSPDDVNEIRSLLMLTVEIPADTPAENIKEVCEGELLKLQEHRNGNYELSEVAVAEIQVSPKMKSEDAAECVEFKEERPSSASLGTDGTRAESVPRGAQAPWLVESWAPPREAKAEVESKPSVWHAGAGGERLQPEEHTGNAVDGEQGTGNSHAVPGEAATQSSFPSPAADAATRDVPILDRANPGPGLLEPVSLEPVSLEPVSPEPVSPEPVSLQPVSLQPVSPESVSLQPVSPEPVSLEPVSLQPVSLQPVSPGPVSPEPQPGAERTAGTEPGRREGEPGDQPSSLAGIQSTGGKAILPEEHREDGPAQQNSEE; this is translated from the exons ATGAGGGAAGGGACCATGTGGGACATTCCATCCAAAGTGAgtgcaggatgggactgcatgagGCATTCCAACCACGGTGAGTGCAGGATGGGACCTGAGGGAAGGAACTGTGTGGGACATTCCAACTATG aCTTCCTCAAACAGACCACGTATGAAGTGGAGGCATTCTTAGAGGCCATTCAGTTCTTCCGGCAGGAGAAAGGCCACTATGGCACATGGGAGATGATAACTGGCAATGAAAAACAG atcctgagcaacctggtgaTGGAGGAACTGCTGCCTAACCTCCAGACAATGATCCTGCCTAAAATGAAGGGAAAGAGGAATGACAGGAAACGGGCCTGGTTTGGG ATCGTAGAAGAAACCTATGGCTTAGTCCAGCAGCAGGTGGCAGAAGGATTAAGTACCTTGAAAGAAGAATGTAGAGAATTTGCAAAAACTCTTGAAGGGACCATTCGTTCAGACATGGATCAGATTCTGAACTCCAAGAACTTCTTAGCTGGAAAAATCAAAG CCAGTGTTTCTGAGCCTGCCCAGAAGTGCTGCACAGAGAATATCCAGCCATTCCTCACCTCCATCCTGGAGGAGCTCATGGGCCCCGTCAGTTCCGGATTCACGGAAGTGCGCGCGCTTTTCGACAAGGAAGTGAATGAAATCATCCAGGACTTCCAGAAGACCAATGACATGACCAGGCTAAAGGAG aatGTGGATCAGCTCATGACCCTGCCTTTCAACTCGGTGAAAATGGAGCCCTGCTATCTGAAAGTgaacctgctccaggagctcctgcaggaccTCAAGAGTCGCTTCAAGGTCTATCACATCGATTTTGTGATTCAGAGGACACAGAACTTCATGCAAGAG CTGATGGAAAATGCAGTTTATACGTTCGAGCAGTTGTTCTCTCCAAGCCACCAGGCAGACTCGGCCAAAGTTGCAACAACCATTGAAAAAGTCAAGCTGAGAGTGCTGAAG CAATATGACTACGACAGCAGCACCATCCGCAAGAAGATATTCCAGGAGGCACTGGTGCAGATTACCTTGCCCACAATGCAGAAGACACTGGCTTCAACATGCAAACCA gagctgcagaaatACGAGCAGTACATTTTTGCTGATTACACAAGTGTGATCCAAGTAGAGAACGTGTATGAAGAGATTTTACATCAGATGCTGCTTGAAGAGGCCCTGAAAG TGATCAACGAAGCTGCTGTTCTGAGGAAGCACAACCTGTTTGAGGATAACCTGAGCGTGCCCTGCGAGAGCGTGTCCAGCCTGACGGAGCTGAGGACCCCCGTGGGATCAGCACAGGGCACCCCCGCCAAGGCACCCGCCGCTCCCCGAGCTGAGAGCTCCGACACCGAGAGCCACGGGGACGAAACGCTCGTTGTGACAGGGAAAATTGTGTGGGAGAAGGACGCCAATGAGGGAAAGTCAGCAGACAAAGAGGCAGGCGCctctgctggtgcagctggTGATCAGGCCAGCaggaaggaagcagtggctgtTACAGACATTGGTGACAAACAGGAGTCGCCTTCGCCTGGCCACACTAAACaaggggctgcagagggaaaaaGCGCGTTGGAGAATGTATCAGAGTGTGTAGTGAGCACTGAGGGAGAGCTCAAGGCACAACAGAAAGCTGTGGAGGAAAAAGTAGCTTCTGGGACTGACACTGCAGTAAAAAATGTTGAAGCCAGCCCTAAAAAAGAACTGAAGGTACCTGAAGGAGCCGTGGAGGAAGAGGTGACTTCAGAGAGTCAAAAGGTAATggctgctgtgtctgtcagTGGCACTGAGAaagcaagcacagcacaggagaaagTTTCTGAGATAAAGCTCACTTTCCCACCTGAGAGTGTAACAGATACAGAGATTTTAGGGAgtgcagaaaagaaaagcatggTAGAAAATGAAACTGGGGGAAAATTATCTCAGAGTGAAAATGCACTAGGAGCAGAGTTTGAATGGGATAGTAAAAAAGAAAGTGGTGAGAGTACTGAGACAAAGATCGTTTCCCAGGATGAAAAGACAGGGAAAGCAGAGTTTGGGGATAGTCCTAAAAAAGAAAGCCATTCTGAAGAAAAGAGTAGTAAATCCCCCGATGATGTGAATGAGATAAGGAGTTTGCTGATGCTGACAGTTGAGATCCCAGCAGATACTCCAGCTGAGAACATCAAGGAGGTCTGTGAGGGCGAGCTGCTGAAGTTGCAGGAACACCGTAATGGGAACTACGAGTTGAGCGAAGTGGCCGTGGCAGAAATTCAGGTGAGCCCGAAGATGAAGAGTGAAGACGCAGCAGAATGTGTGGAGTTCAAGGAGGAGCGGCCGtcctcagccagcctggggacagatGGTACGAGGGCAGAGAGCGTGCCCAGGGGGGCACAAGCACCGTGGCTGGTGGAGAGCTGGGCTCCGCCTCGGGAGGCAAAGGCAGAGGTGGAGAGCAAACCGAGTGTGTGGCACGCAGGTGCGGGAGGGGAGAGGCTGCAGCCGGAGGAGCACACGGGAAATGCGGTGGATGGAGAGCAAGGAACCGGGAACAGCCACGCTGTCCCGGGAGAGGCTGCGACACAGAGCTCCTTTCCGAGCCCTGCTGCAGATGCAGCCACGAGGGACGTGCCCATCCTGGACAGAGCAAACCCGGGCCCAGGACTGCTGGAGCCGGTGTCCCTGGAGCCGGTGTCCCTGGAGCCGGTGTCCCCGGAGCCGGTGTCCCCGGAGCCGGTGTCCCTGCAGCCGGTGTCCCTGCAGCCGGTGTCCCCGGAGTCGGTGTCCCTGCAGCCGGTGTCCCCGGAGCCGGTGTCCCTGGAGCCGGTGTCCCTGCAGCCGGTGTCCCTGCAGCCGGTGTCCCCGGGGCCGGTGTCCCCGGAGCCGCAGCCCGGCGCAGAGCGCACGGCAGGCACAGAGCCTGGGCGGCGAGAGGGGGAGCCGGGAGATCAGCCCTCTTCACTCGCAGGAATTCAGAGCACCGGAGGAAAAGCGATTCTCCCAGAAGAACACCGAGAAGATGGTCCTGCGCAGCAAAACTCTGAGGAGTAA